In Massilia forsythiae, one DNA window encodes the following:
- a CDS encoding DUF3108 domain-containing protein, with protein sequence MSFATALREGLMRRRRQLALVAVTILLHLVVFDWFGGQLGQRRGEALPQAEAPMTARLIASASPSPDPAAAPAAPIVLGPPAPPPPLPQIVPDPVPADEGAPAQTDAAAGAVAGGAQDAGAAAGTPVPPGAVPPPDAAPASPAPAAAHENPVAAAATATPPAQDAAPAPTSAPGAPPDLLPNPRRYKVDLPPSADITLDVARTDADGRRWNGEALLSWRVAPSSYRVRVEAGIRVVFARVNLLELTSEGTVGEQGFVPTLTTEKRRGRSLTATHFNRKDGTLTFSASQAKYALSGGAQDKASLPLQLAAIARGDPKQLSGTIDVLVGEDRDASVFTFTVAGQEEIATRMGRIATWHLVRPPKPGSYHSRLELWLAPGYGWYPVQIRNTEANGAVTTQTVSNIAMKEAGSE encoded by the coding sequence ATGAGTTTCGCTACCGCTTTGAGGGAAGGCCTGATGCGGCGGCGCCGGCAACTGGCCCTGGTGGCAGTCACGATCCTGCTGCACCTGGTCGTGTTCGACTGGTTCGGCGGCCAGCTCGGACAGCGGCGCGGCGAAGCGCTGCCGCAGGCCGAGGCGCCGATGACGGCGCGCTTGATCGCGTCCGCGTCGCCGTCGCCCGATCCTGCCGCCGCGCCCGCAGCGCCGATCGTGCTGGGGCCGCCTGCGCCGCCGCCGCCCTTGCCGCAGATCGTTCCCGATCCGGTGCCGGCGGATGAAGGCGCGCCTGCACAAACGGACGCGGCCGCCGGTGCCGTCGCAGGCGGTGCGCAGGATGCCGGCGCGGCAGCAGGCACGCCGGTGCCGCCCGGCGCCGTGCCGCCGCCGGACGCTGCACCGGCATCGCCGGCGCCCGCCGCCGCGCACGAGAACCCCGTTGCCGCCGCTGCCACGGCAACGCCGCCGGCGCAGGACGCCGCACCGGCGCCCACGTCCGCACCCGGTGCGCCGCCCGACCTGCTGCCGAATCCGCGCCGCTACAAGGTCGACCTGCCGCCCTCGGCCGACATCACGCTCGACGTCGCGCGCACCGACGCCGACGGCCGCCGCTGGAACGGCGAGGCGCTGCTGTCGTGGCGCGTGGCGCCGTCGAGCTACCGGGTCCGGGTCGAGGCCGGCATCCGCGTCGTGTTCGCGCGCGTTAACCTGCTCGAGCTGACCAGCGAAGGAACGGTTGGAGAACAGGGATTCGTCCCCACCTTGACCACAGAGAAGCGCCGCGGGCGTTCCTTGACGGCGACGCATTTCAACCGCAAGGACGGCACCTTGACCTTTTCGGCGTCGCAGGCGAAGTATGCGCTGTCGGGCGGCGCCCAGGACAAGGCCAGCCTGCCGCTGCAGCTGGCGGCGATCGCGCGCGGCGATCCGAAACAGTTGTCGGGCACGATCGACGTGCTGGTCGGCGAAGACCGCGACGCCAGCGTGTTCACGTTTACGGTGGCCGGCCAGGAAGAGATCGCGACGCGCATGGGCCGCATCGCCACCTGGCACCTGGTGCGTCCGCCCAAGCCGGGTTCGTACCACTCGCGCCTGGAACTGTGGCTGGCGCCGGGCTACGGCTGGTATCCGGTCCAGATCCGCAACACGGAAGCCAACGGCGCGGTCACCACGCAGACGGTCAGCAATATTGCAATGAAAGAGGCAGGGAGCGAATGA
- a CDS encoding PhaM family polyhydroxyalkanoate granule multifunctional regulatory protein, with amino-acid sequence MLKPSSPAATVPGMTDTLDFVKNLWGSMSIPGTNMSGIPGMSAMSGLASPALSADELEKRIADLKAVESWLNMNLTMLRGTIQGMEVQRSTLVTLKTMGASMAEAMRQSGVSADKMAAMPFASFFGQPAAAAPSAAAGAPAGKPHTASGGGNAQPGAGAPQGDASQAGAADKSPGAEAASAASMGMPAAMAWWNLLQEQFTQAVTTAMTPASGAAGSSAAPAAAASDLGKAAPPPEAKTGGAAPEGGSVNGNGGAAGSNGKGRGGRPKADKA; translated from the coding sequence ATGCTGAAACCATCTTCACCTGCAGCAACAGTTCCCGGGATGACCGATACGCTGGATTTTGTCAAGAACCTGTGGGGCTCGATGAGCATTCCCGGCACCAACATGTCCGGCATTCCCGGCATGTCCGCCATGTCCGGCCTGGCCAGCCCGGCCCTGTCGGCCGACGAGCTCGAGAAACGCATCGCCGACCTGAAGGCGGTGGAATCCTGGCTGAACATGAACCTGACCATGCTGCGCGGCACCATCCAGGGCATGGAAGTCCAGCGCAGCACCCTCGTCACGCTCAAGACGATGGGCGCCTCGATGGCCGAGGCGATGCGCCAGTCCGGCGTGAGCGCCGACAAGATGGCGGCCATGCCGTTCGCCTCGTTCTTCGGGCAACCGGCGGCGGCGGCGCCATCCGCAGCAGCGGGCGCGCCGGCAGGCAAGCCGCACACCGCAAGCGGCGGCGGCAATGCCCAGCCCGGCGCGGGAGCGCCACAAGGCGATGCGTCCCAGGCCGGAGCGGCGGACAAATCGCCGGGTGCGGAGGCGGCGTCGGCCGCCAGCATGGGCATGCCGGCTGCAATGGCTTGGTGGAATCTGCTGCAAGAACAATTTACGCAGGCGGTGACGACGGCGATGACGCCGGCGAGTGGCGCGGCTGGTTCTTCAGCCGCGCCGGCCGCCGCTGCATCCGACCTGGGCAAGGCAGCGCCGCCGCCCGAGGCGAAGACTGGCGGCGCGGCGCCGGAAGGCGGCAGCGTCAACGGCAATGGCGGGGCTGCCGGCAGCAACGGCAAGGGGCGAGGCGGCAGGCCGAAGGCGGACAAGGCATAA
- a CDS encoding tetratricopeptide repeat protein translates to MPPPASAPVPLLSAVPAKSAQVDWAAKHYLIVDDFIGVRQLLRESLRSLGARNIDQASSGGEAIGLLARTRYDVVLCDYNLGDGKNGQQVLEEARVRNLVNPSTVWLVVSAEKSVESVMGAAEHQPDAYLIKPITEGMLLTRLNRVWHKKQVFRPIDQACADKEYLRAARLCDAAIAAARLHELDLLRMKARLMERSGEPTRAREIYEQVLAQREYQWARAGLAKIRMANGEFEQARQVFQGVIAENRYYIDAYDQLAVAWQHLGKPEEACAVLESAARLSPNSVARQRNLGRLALKLGNVALAEKAFRKCIAVGEYSVMKTADAYLGLARVCGQKNDQKEALQLLLAAQRDFGQERPDVRLRAKITEGLVYHESGDHRRARLSADELEDMLRAAPERPDVPTCLELATLLFAAGGKDTPVELLCYVVRNNHDNPLLLDEVQRIFDKAHLADEGIVQIRGARKEAADLMNQGVLLWKTGKLDEAVAWTRNARQAVPNNQRILFNAAQILVSQLQQRGHDAALSAEAYAILHHVDSLLPGQQRFAQLMEQLGRLQPGREEGGEAAGREDGVVTAPDDTAEGK, encoded by the coding sequence GTGCCGCCCCCGGCAAGCGCGCCGGTGCCGCTGCTGTCCGCCGTGCCCGCCAAATCCGCCCAGGTCGACTGGGCCGCCAAGCACTACCTGATCGTCGACGATTTCATCGGCGTGCGCCAACTGCTGCGCGAAAGCCTGCGCAGCCTGGGCGCCAGGAACATCGACCAGGCCTCGTCCGGCGGCGAGGCGATCGGCCTGCTGGCGCGCACGCGCTACGACGTGGTGCTATGCGACTACAACCTGGGCGACGGCAAGAACGGCCAGCAGGTGCTGGAAGAGGCGCGCGTGCGCAACCTGGTCAACCCGAGCACGGTATGGCTGGTGGTGTCGGCCGAAAAGAGCGTGGAATCGGTGATGGGCGCCGCCGAGCACCAGCCGGACGCCTACCTGATCAAGCCGATCACCGAAGGCATGCTGCTGACGCGCCTGAACCGCGTCTGGCACAAGAAGCAGGTGTTCCGGCCGATCGACCAGGCCTGCGCCGACAAGGAGTACCTGCGCGCGGCGCGCCTGTGCGACGCCGCCATCGCCGCCGCCCGCCTGCACGAACTCGACCTGCTGCGCATGAAGGCGCGCCTGATGGAGAGAAGCGGCGAACCCACGCGCGCGCGCGAGATCTACGAACAGGTGCTGGCGCAGCGCGAATACCAGTGGGCGCGCGCCGGCCTGGCCAAGATCCGCATGGCCAACGGCGAGTTCGAGCAGGCGCGGCAGGTGTTCCAGGGCGTGATCGCGGAAAACCGCTACTACATCGACGCCTACGACCAGCTGGCCGTGGCCTGGCAGCACCTGGGCAAGCCGGAAGAAGCCTGCGCCGTGCTGGAAAGCGCGGCGCGGCTGTCGCCGAACTCGGTGGCGCGCCAGCGCAACCTGGGCCGCCTGGCCCTCAAGCTGGGCAACGTGGCGCTGGCCGAAAAGGCGTTCCGCAAGTGCATCGCGGTGGGCGAATATTCGGTCATGAAGACGGCCGACGCCTACCTCGGCCTGGCGCGCGTGTGCGGCCAGAAGAACGACCAGAAGGAAGCGCTGCAACTGCTGCTGGCGGCGCAGCGCGACTTCGGCCAGGAGCGCCCCGACGTGCGCCTGCGCGCCAAGATCACCGAGGGCCTGGTCTACCACGAGAGCGGCGACCACCGGCGCGCGCGCCTGAGCGCCGACGAGCTGGAAGACATGCTGCGCGCCGCGCCCGAGCGCCCGGACGTGCCGACCTGCCTGGAACTGGCCACGCTGCTGTTCGCGGCGGGCGGCAAGGACACGCCGGTGGAGTTGCTGTGCTACGTGGTGCGCAACAACCACGACAATCCGCTGCTGCTGGACGAGGTGCAGCGCATCTTCGACAAGGCGCACCTGGCCGACGAGGGCATCGTCCAGATCCGCGGCGCTCGCAAGGAAGCGGCCGACCTGATGAACCAGGGCGTGCTGCTGTGGAAGACCGGCAAGCTGGACGAGGCGGTCGCCTGGACGAGAAACGCGCGCCAGGCCGTGCCGAACAACCAGCGCATCCTGTTCAACGCCGCCCAGATCCTGGTATCGCAACTGCAGCAGCGCGGCCACGATGCGGCGCTGTCCGCCGAGGCGTACGCCATCCTGCACCACGTCGACAGCCTGCTGCCGGGGCAGCAGCGCTTTGCGCAGTTGATGGAGCAGCTGGGCAGGCTGCAGCCGGGGCGGGAGGAGGGTGGGGAAGCGGCCGGGCGGGAGGACGGCGTCGTAACGGCGCCGGACGACACGGCTGAAGGGAAATGA
- a CDS encoding sensor histidine kinase — protein MDDTPHSHALSLFLASTAHDMKNSISVLSGTLERLLADAATAQPASADEAPAAAHLPQMAHMLYQTRRLNDNLMQLLALYKQVGQPAYPFDVQPLPLGQLAEQVVELERVLLAARGIRLELDVDPELVWHLDEDLVVGVLSHAINNAIHYTRDTVRLAMHELDGWLELRVEDNGRGFPAAMLEAGAIAGRASAGGVNFLTNSTGLGLYFSAEVARMHRHRGCHGAVRLENGGRLGGGCFVLRLP, from the coding sequence ATGGACGACACGCCCCATTCGCATGCGCTGTCCCTGTTCCTGGCGTCGACCGCGCACGACATGAAGAACTCGATCAGCGTCCTGTCGGGCACGCTGGAGCGCCTGCTGGCGGACGCCGCCACGGCACAGCCGGCATCGGCTGACGAGGCGCCGGCCGCGGCGCACCTGCCGCAGATGGCGCACATGCTGTACCAGACGCGGCGCCTGAACGACAACCTGATGCAGTTGCTGGCCCTGTATAAACAGGTCGGCCAGCCGGCGTATCCGTTCGACGTGCAGCCGCTGCCGCTGGGCCAGCTGGCCGAGCAGGTGGTCGAGCTGGAGCGCGTGCTGCTGGCGGCGCGCGGCATCCGTCTCGAACTCGACGTCGATCCCGAGCTGGTCTGGCACCTCGACGAAGACCTGGTCGTCGGCGTGCTCTCGCATGCGATCAACAACGCCATCCACTACACGCGCGACACGGTGCGCCTGGCCATGCACGAGCTGGACGGCTGGCTAGAATTGCGCGTGGAAGACAACGGCCGCGGCTTTCCGGCGGCGATGCTGGAGGCGGGCGCGATCGCCGGGCGCGCCAGCGCCGGCGGCGTCAACTTCCTCACCAACAGCACCGGCCTGGGCCTGTATTTTTCGGCCGAGGTGGCGCGCATGCACCGCCATCGCGGCTGCCACGGCGCGGTGCGCCTGGAAAACGGCGGCCGGCTGGGCGGCGGCTGCTTCGTGCTGAGGCTGCCGTGA
- the mnmC gene encoding FAD-dependent 5-carboxymethylaminomethyl-2-thiouridine(34) oxidoreductase MnmC, whose amino-acid sequence MDYRAAWRGRARHTVFTNRHDEARLGAMIDAWRADPERPPHLHVIALIDAALPGFRRVPQAEPGLTLDLLGAAPGAPFGVTLAQLAARIDLFRLDGGDAVIDAMIDDDTARAMARLAARDACLVLEGADAMSAPALGAAAAAALAAHGFVFEEGGKRARFAGRKPRPPLPPDPQRQAIVLGAGIAGSAACERLCARGWQVTLVERHAGPALEASGNRAGIFMPLLSRDDNIPTRLTRAAYLFTLRHWERLGGIGHAIEGQACGVLQLARDAGHAAVQRALAAGGVGGRPYPPDFAEWLERPQAEALLGSSAPDGGWLFRRGGWARPGSVCDALLAACGERLERRFGVGSVTVEHDDGQWHVLDAHGIPIAHAPNLILANGAGAAGMAETAPLPLSAMRGQVSHIPAQMLPRLPLVLCREAYLTPAAHGICSAGATYDLDPDPVLSLASHRENLARLRGLLADPHAAEGAPLQGRVGFRCIAPDRLPLVGRVPDAAAAGGTERLRDVPRHPGLYALLGYASRGLIWAGLGAELLAAQIEGEPLPLETALVDALDPARFVLRARRSPRGPQAADI is encoded by the coding sequence ATGGATTACCGTGCAGCGTGGCGCGGGCGGGCGCGCCATACCGTGTTCACGAACCGGCATGACGAGGCGCGCCTCGGCGCGATGATCGACGCCTGGCGCGCCGACCCGGAGCGCCCGCCGCACCTACACGTGATCGCCTTGATCGACGCGGCGCTGCCGGGTTTCCGGCGCGTGCCGCAGGCCGAGCCGGGCCTGACGCTGGACCTGCTCGGCGCCGCGCCCGGCGCGCCGTTCGGTGTCACGCTGGCGCAGTTGGCGGCGCGCATCGACCTGTTCCGCCTGGACGGCGGCGACGCCGTCATCGACGCCATGATCGACGATGACACGGCGCGCGCCATGGCGCGCCTGGCGGCCAGGGATGCCTGCCTGGTGCTGGAAGGAGCGGATGCGATGTCGGCGCCGGCCCTGGGCGCGGCCGCGGCGGCGGCCCTGGCGGCGCACGGCTTCGTGTTCGAAGAAGGGGGAAAGCGCGCGCGCTTCGCCGGCCGCAAGCCGCGCCCGCCGTTGCCGCCGGACCCGCAGCGGCAGGCGATCGTGCTGGGAGCCGGCATCGCCGGCTCAGCGGCCTGCGAGCGCCTGTGCGCGCGCGGCTGGCAGGTGACGCTGGTGGAGCGCCACGCGGGGCCGGCGCTGGAAGCCTCCGGCAACCGCGCCGGCATCTTCATGCCGCTGCTGTCGCGCGACGACAATATCCCGACCCGCCTGACGCGCGCCGCCTACCTGTTCACGCTGCGCCACTGGGAACGGCTGGGCGGCATCGGCCACGCGATCGAGGGCCAGGCTTGCGGCGTGCTGCAGCTGGCGCGCGACGCCGGCCATGCCGCAGTGCAGCGCGCGCTCGCCGCCGGCGGCGTGGGCGGGCGTCCGTACCCGCCCGACTTTGCCGAGTGGCTGGAGCGGCCGCAGGCCGAGGCACTGCTGGGCTCGAGCGCGCCGGATGGCGGCTGGCTGTTCCGCCGCGGCGGCTGGGCGCGCCCCGGCAGCGTGTGCGATGCCTTGCTGGCCGCCTGCGGCGAGCGCCTGGAACGGCGCTTCGGCGTGGGCAGCGTGACCGTCGAACACGACGACGGGCAGTGGCATGTGCTGGACGCGCACGGCATCCCGATCGCGCACGCGCCCAACCTGATCCTGGCCAACGGCGCCGGCGCGGCCGGGATGGCGGAGACGGCGCCGCTGCCGCTCAGCGCAATGCGCGGCCAGGTCTCGCACATCCCGGCGCAGATGCTGCCGCGCCTGCCGCTGGTGCTGTGCCGCGAAGCCTACCTGACCCCGGCCGCGCACGGCATATGCAGCGCCGGCGCCACCTACGACCTCGACCCGGACCCGGTGCTGTCGCTGGCGAGCCACCGGGAAAACCTGGCGCGCCTGCGCGGCCTGCTGGCCGATCCGCACGCGGCCGAGGGTGCGCCGCTGCAGGGCCGCGTGGGCTTCCGCTGCATCGCCCCGGACCGCCTGCCGCTGGTGGGGCGCGTGCCCGACGCCGCCGCGGCCGGCGGCACCGAGCGCCTGCGCGACGTGCCGCGCCATCCGGGCCTGTATGCGTTGCTCGGCTACGCTTCGCGCGGGCTGATCTGGGCCGGCCTGGGCGCCGAACTGCTGGCCGCACAGATCGAGGGAGAACCGCTGCCGCTGGAGACGGCGCTGGTCGATGCGCTCGATCCGGCACGCTTCGTGTTGCGCGCGCGCCGCAGTCCACGCGGGCCGCAAGCGGCCGACATTTGA
- a CDS encoding DNA-3-methyladenine glycosylase I: protein MNPIRCTWANPANPRYLAYHDHEWGVPCHDETTLFEMLNLEGAQAGLSWETILNKRETYRAAFDGWDAGRIARYDEAKVASLLADPGIVRNRLKVAAAVNNARAYLALREEGSSLDQWLWDFVDGTPIVNDWPDGARPARTDLSDRISKALGKRGFKFVGSTIVYAYMQGIGMVDDHDRDCFCRRRR from the coding sequence ATGAACCCGATCCGTTGCACCTGGGCCAATCCGGCCAACCCGCGCTACCTCGCCTACCACGACCACGAGTGGGGCGTGCCCTGCCATGACGAGACCACGCTGTTCGAGATGCTCAACCTGGAAGGGGCGCAGGCCGGGCTGTCGTGGGAAACCATCCTCAACAAGCGGGAGACCTACCGCGCCGCCTTCGACGGCTGGGATGCGGGAAGGATCGCGCGCTACGACGAGGCCAAGGTGGCATCGCTGCTGGCCGACCCCGGCATCGTGCGCAACCGCCTGAAGGTGGCGGCGGCCGTCAACAATGCGCGCGCCTATCTGGCGCTGCGCGAAGAGGGGTCGAGCCTGGACCAGTGGCTGTGGGATTTCGTCGACGGCACGCCGATCGTCAACGACTGGCCGGACGGCGCGCGCCCGGCCAGGACGGACCTGTCCGACCGCATCTCGAAGGCATTGGGCAAGCGCGGCTTCAAGTTCGTCGGCTCGACCATCGTGTATGCCTACATGCAGGGCATCGGCATGGTCGACGACCACGACCGCGACTGCTTCTGCCGACGGCGGCGCTGA
- a CDS encoding Tar ligand binding domain-containing protein: MLTRFDIRTRLVATLAILGLLVAAAGALGVYGMQSVNAALEDTYRNQLASGLAIGASKNALSRARLVQDRAVLHPDSPQLAALLERADGFLAKSDETWKRYLSLPQDADEKALSDATAAARKAFVENGLGAMAQALRDQDAARIDRVAMKEIQPLFAAYSDASDKLEDYQMASAQRSFDASQQLYRRILMLSVAAAAGALLLAAAAGIALVRAIVRPLDDAVRHFDAMAAGDLSHPIGTGGTDEMGRLMRALARMQAQLAGTVRGVRDGSAAIVVASDEIAQGNLDLSRRTEQQAASLEETASSLEELTSTVRQNADNARLADDMVGSAAQLAQEGGRIVARVVDTMGEIAASSGKISEITATVEGIAFQTNILALNAAVEAARAGEQGRGFAVVASEVRTLAQRSALAARDIKALVGSAVASVDSGAVLAGQAGAAMDGIVTSVVNAAGTMNQIMLATTEQSTGIDLINQAIVQMDQVTQQNAALVEQAAAAAGALNEQAVTLERTVGMFRVDAGTAAPRQPAPAAPRALLAQPA, translated from the coding sequence ATGCTCACCCGTTTCGATATCCGTACCCGCCTCGTTGCCACGCTGGCGATCCTGGGCCTGCTGGTGGCCGCCGCCGGTGCGCTCGGCGTCTACGGCATGCAATCGGTCAACGCCGCACTGGAAGATACCTACCGCAATCAGCTGGCGTCGGGACTGGCCATCGGCGCCTCGAAGAATGCGCTCAGCCGGGCGCGCCTGGTGCAGGACCGCGCGGTGCTGCACCCCGACTCGCCGCAACTGGCGGCGCTGCTCGAACGCGCCGACGGCTTCCTGGCCAAGTCGGACGAGACCTGGAAGCGTTATTTGTCGCTGCCGCAGGATGCCGACGAAAAGGCGCTCTCCGACGCCACCGCCGCGGCGCGCAAGGCCTTCGTCGAGAATGGCCTGGGCGCCATGGCGCAGGCGCTGCGCGACCAGGACGCCGCGCGCATCGACCGCGTGGCGATGAAGGAAATACAGCCGCTGTTCGCTGCCTACAGCGATGCTTCCGACAAGCTCGAGGATTACCAGATGGCGAGCGCCCAGCGCTCGTTCGACGCCAGCCAGCAGCTGTACCGGCGCATCCTGATGCTGTCGGTCGCCGCCGCGGCCGGCGCCCTGCTGCTGGCCGCCGCCGCCGGCATTGCGCTGGTGCGCGCGATCGTGCGTCCGCTGGACGACGCGGTGCGCCATTTCGACGCGATGGCGGCGGGCGACCTGTCGCATCCGATCGGCACCGGCGGCACCGACGAAATGGGACGGCTGATGCGGGCCCTGGCACGCATGCAGGCGCAACTGGCCGGCACCGTGCGCGGCGTGCGCGACGGCAGCGCCGCCATCGTCGTGGCCAGCGACGAGATCGCGCAGGGCAACCTGGACCTGTCGCGCCGCACCGAGCAGCAGGCGGCCAGCCTGGAAGAAACCGCGTCCTCGCTGGAGGAACTGACTTCCACCGTGCGCCAGAACGCGGACAACGCGCGCCTGGCCGACGACATGGTCGGCTCGGCCGCCCAGCTGGCGCAGGAAGGCGGCCGCATCGTGGCCAGGGTGGTCGACACCATGGGCGAGATCGCCGCTTCCTCGGGCAAGATTTCCGAAATCACCGCCACGGTCGAAGGCATTGCCTTCCAGACCAATATCCTGGCGCTGAACGCGGCCGTCGAGGCGGCGCGCGCCGGCGAGCAGGGCCGCGGCTTCGCCGTGGTGGCCAGCGAGGTGCGCACGCTGGCGCAGCGCTCGGCGCTGGCGGCCCGCGACATCAAGGCGCTGGTCGGCAGCGCGGTGGCCAGTGTGGACAGCGGCGCCGTGCTGGCCGGCCAGGCCGGCGCCGCCATGGACGGCATCGTGACCAGCGTGGTGAATGCGGCCGGCACCATGAACCAGATCATGCTCGCCACCACCGAGCAAAGCACCGGCATCGACCTGATCAACCAGGCCATCGTGCAGATGGACCAGGTCACGCAGCAGAACGCGGCGCTGGTCGAGCAGGCGGCGGCCGCGGCGGGCGCCCTGAACGAACAGGCGGTGACGCTGGAGCGCACGGTCGGCATGTTCCGCGTCGATGCCGGAACGGCCGCGCCGCGCCAGCCCGCCCCCGCCGCGCCGCGGGCGCTGCTGGCGCAGCCGGCCTGA